The Vigna angularis cultivar LongXiaoDou No.4 chromosome 9, ASM1680809v1, whole genome shotgun sequence DNA window tgaaaatttACGTTAATGAGTATAGAACAAGGTAAATTTTAGACATctgattaaataataataacaaaaggtAAAAGTATTAATgttcattattattactaacattttcaatttcttatgcaGAATTATTTTTATCCATAGTAGTTTCTCTTTTTGTACGGTTTATCATTTAGCAGGTTCCTTTTTGCTGAACTTTATCTGAGAACAACTTCAAATATCATCTTCATCATgctagttaattattttaatttctcttaaTCATCCTTCAATTATGAATTTCTTAATATAATGAGTAAGTCCTACGTGTTTTGAAAGTCAAATATGTTATGTAAAAGGaattataaaaaacttttatttgagttaatttgtttttataaacatCTGTCTTCAATAAGTAAAATCAATGTaacacatttaaattaaaaattattactagCCTAAATAATAACaacctaaaaataattttttaaaattattattcgtcaattacaatattttcatcaaaaataaatataaaacattatatttaaatataataataaatttaatataacaatatattacacatcattttatcttatattatatcacaaatattaaataaattaaaatttttactacccataaataaattggaactgtttttatcgataaaattgatataattcaACTATTTTTTGTTCTGCTTTTGTTTTAGCATTCTCTCGAAAGAATTTGAATAAACTATATAACTTTAAATTGTTAAgtggaaaataaataaagaaacgCTTCTAAActtcttgtttttttatcattaattgaTTTCTCATTCTTCTTGCACttgatgtaattattattatcattattattattaatttgagaCTGAATTGCAACTCAACTTAATAAATATCATGAAAAAATGTTATAGAAAATTCTTGAGTATAGTATTACTTTATTACGAGAACTCTATTTGACTTGGATAAGACTGAAAATACACAAAGAAAGAATTTGAAtgtaatttctttaaaaatgaGAATAAGTTTAAGTTGAATATAGAATTATTTCTTTACTTAGTtggtagaaaataaaatataagattatacctcttataaaatttataagttaCTATTATATccagtaattttttttcttataaccAGTCCATGAAAAATCTCACACtgttctctctatttttttccccttcttccacttttgTGATTCTTTGGCATCAACTAAACAAAGTGTTACATTTAAGTCAAGAATAAAGGACCACGTTGAGCTAGCAAAAAAATTATCCTCACTTTAGTGTgtgtgtaaatatatatatatatatatatatatatatatgtgtgtgtgtgtgtgtgtgtgtcccTTTACAAAGAAGAAACATGAAGAGTCTAACAACCAATCCACGTTCATAGATCTTTTTGTATGAGGGCAATGTTAGGTTTGTAATCTAATGGAAAAGTTTGCATTATCTTTTAGTACATATTTCAACAACTTCAATGAAAGTTGGTGGACCATACCATCTTTAATTTTGGTTGTCTCTAATAAAGCAACTTTATTTATGACTTGATTGTTCATAATGGGAATGCGATGATTGTTTGGGTGTTAAAAAATGGAATATTGATTACTTGTAAGTAAATTATGAACTCTACATATTTGGCAATACCTTTATGCACAAACACCAAATTGTACTCATTTATTGATTGTATTCTACTGctgtttgaaaaagaaaaaaatacttttttcatAGTAATGGTTTTCTGTGAGAAAAACAGCAAGATGTTTGGTAAAATAATGGTGTTATAGACGAGTAACTGGAAGATTTAACTGGAAACTTTCTATAGAAAGACACATCTTTACTTAATTACAGAAATGTTGTTTGTGAAACCATACATTAAACAAAGTTAAGcatgttatttttctttagaaaggcatatatatatatatatatatatatatatatatatatatatatatatatatatatatatatatatatatatatatatatatatatatatatatcagaatCACTTGGGGCAGAAGGGCATTTGAAAAATCAGAGGTTTGAATCAGTAAAAGAAAGCCATCCAATGATtaagtgaaaataaatatacaaaaccAGCCAATGATTTAAAGAAAAGGGTAATAAATTTAGGGAAAAAGGgctaatttttaattatgtagaAGGATGTTTTAGCAATCTTAAAGCAACAATGAAAGACAGTGCAGTGAATAGAGCTTCAACAATAGTACATGTTCACCCACTGCACTCATTGTAAATGAAAAGCTAAAAAGGACTTTAATCTTGTTATGATGATGCTACAACAAATAATCTGACACCATTGGAGTGCCAAGGACATAAACATTGCATTGAAATTCTGTGAGCACCAACCTTTGGACTGAGAAGGATCcaaacaatattatatattatatatataaattatatatatccaAATGCATCAAATCAATTACACATCCTAAACACTGTCCCAACTCTTCCTGATAACAGATTTCTGAAAAGAATGCAAAAGATTGCTAGTTTGCTACTACAGGGAACAATTGACATTCTATTTTCATCCTGATGATAAAGATCAGGCTGCCTACACTTAGGTAACAGTAAACCTGTATGCCATGTAAGCTAGATGACATTTATTAATCCTAAATTTCCCTAATCTAACAATTAATGTGAAACATGCAACTTGCCTCACCTCAAGATTTATCCTCATCTGATTGAGAGCATGGGGGCTCAGAATTAACAAAGAAGTCATCAACTGAAACAAGAACAAAGGTACCTTTGTTTAAATCAAAACAAGGTCTTCAAAATAAGAACTAAAAAGCAATAGCAAAAATTTCTAGATGGACGCCAACATTCGGGTGGCATATATGTATTTACCATTAAATGCAAACCCCATCTTCTATGGTATAAGGTGCTCTACTAGTTAAtttatttcatgaaatttagATTTCATTCTAATGTCCACTTTGTAGATTTGATATTTTCTCCTGTAGTCCCCTACTTACTAAATTTCCATGTATGCCATATATTTCCAGTTTTATACTTTGATACCTAGTTTTGGGAAGtggaaaacaagaaaattatgCTAGGGTGGTCCCTGAACCAGCTGCCATTACAGCACTAAAGGGATCTaactaaaattttgtttaagtatTGGAATTTGGAGACTAATTCTGATATCTAGattagtttaactttttttttatgtattggCAGACAGTTGGTCTAGAACTTAGATCCTATGTCAACAACATATTGTTTGGCCACTATTATtcatcaataataattaaatttagataatttaaacattgtatatatatatataaattatcataGAACATTACCTATATCCTGTTGATCAGGAGATTCGAGCAAAATATCTGAATCTGATGGCAAAAATGGTGAACCAGGATAGTTTCCCAGAGCTCCTAGATCTGCAAAGAACTCAAGACAGTAAAAGCAAGAAGATACCAACAATTGTGGAACATATAATTGAAAATCTTGAGTATGATCCTTGACTGCATTCATTGATTTCTAAAATGATTACTGGTCCTTTACACGGAACCAATAGCGCTTGAGACATTAAATCGTACATCAGATAACTTAGGATGGCAACATAAAATACAGTGACAGTTCTTCATAGATAAAGTCCAATTTTACTTGAAACTAAATATTGATGGTAAATGCTGCCTGATTCTTGTTGGTTATTACTGACTCAcagattcaattttttcttctaaaatattcatattaCTTGGGTCGACGAATAACATAACAGCTCACAATTCAACATTTTCTTCTCAAATATTCGGATTGCTTTAGGTTGATGAATAACATAACATAACAGATCACAAACTCAACATTTTCTTCTGAAATATTCAGATTACTTTGAGCAGATGAATGGCATAACAGATCACAAGCTCATCATATGTTGTTCATCTCAAACAATTTCACATTTAAGTGCATATCTGAAAGCAAATCAGAGAACTGTATAAGAAATTACCTCCCAAGTTTGGTAAATCTGCCGTTAGATCTGATAGACTAAAGTTCCATTGAATTTGATCCAGTGATCTGGAAATTCCATTGCCACCATCTGGCGCAAGCTGTAATCCTACTGAACTTGCCACATCAGATGTAAATGCTGTATCAAGAGCTGAGGCATCTGCACCCATTCCTGATATTTCTGATGCAGTGAAGGGGAAATGGCCACTCGATGCGACAGATGTCGGACTTACTGGCATTTCTGAGACGGATGACATTGTACCATTTGGTGGAATAACAGGAGTCATATCTGGAGCGTTGTGGTCCATCACCATACTTCAACAAAGACAAAAgcaaattaagaaaaaggagGA harbors:
- the LOC108318898 gene encoding uncharacterized protein LOC108318898 isoform X2, which encodes MNKDEVVKTLLTRAKIDPGFTTLVWQKLEEENADFFRAYYIRLKLKKQILLFNHLLEHQYHLMKCPMPAKVPLAPIQNGIHPMPVNNLPMGYPVLQQPPMQATGQPHLDSMGCGISSCHVVNGVPAPGNFHPIRMNSGNDMVMDHNAPDMTPVIPPNGTMSSVSEMPVSPTSVASSGHFPFTASEISGMGADASALDTAFTSDVASSVGLQLAPDGGNGISRSLDQIQWNFSLSDLTADLPNLGDLGALGNYPGSPFLPSDSDILLESPDQQDIVDDFFVNSEPPCSQSDEDKS